In Mycobacterium stomatepiae, the following are encoded in one genomic region:
- a CDS encoding PaaI family thioesterase, whose translation MADPDPKALDPDYDHHGGFPEYAPVTPGPGFGRFVATMRRLQDLAVSADPADDVWDDAADRVAALAELLEPYEAAEGVAPAGRAPELPGMGSLLIPPWTLTRYAPDGVEMTGHFSRFHVGGNMAVHGGILPLLFDHTFGMIAHAAGRPISRTAFLHVDYRKITPIDVPLLVRGRVTSAQGRKAFVSAELVDGDNDVLAEGTGLMVRLLPGQP comes from the coding sequence GTGGCCGACCCTGATCCCAAGGCACTCGACCCCGACTACGACCATCACGGCGGCTTTCCCGAATACGCGCCGGTTACCCCCGGACCGGGATTCGGGCGATTCGTGGCGACCATGCGCCGGCTGCAGGACCTCGCCGTGTCGGCCGACCCCGCCGACGACGTCTGGGACGACGCGGCCGACCGGGTCGCCGCATTGGCGGAGCTGCTGGAGCCGTACGAGGCCGCCGAAGGCGTGGCGCCGGCGGGCCGCGCGCCGGAGCTGCCCGGGATGGGCAGCCTGCTGATACCGCCCTGGACGTTGACGCGCTACGCCCCCGACGGTGTCGAAATGACCGGCCATTTCAGCCGCTTTCACGTCGGCGGCAACATGGCCGTGCACGGCGGCATCCTGCCGTTGCTGTTTGACCACACGTTCGGGATGATCGCGCACGCCGCGGGACGTCCGATCAGCCGAACGGCCTTCCTGCACGTCGACTATCGCAAGATCACCCCGATCGACGTTCCGTTGCTGGTGCGGGGGCGGGTCACCAGCGCCCAGGGCCGCAAGGCGTTCGTCTCGGCCGAATTAGTCGACGGCGACAACGACGTGCTAGCCGAAGGTACCGGCCTGATGGTGCGGTTATTGCCGGGCCAGCCCTGA
- a CDS encoding LLM class flavin-dependent oxidoreductase: MSGPFHLAVALDGYGWDPQAWRATLAADPDTLSPLSGRYWADLAATAERGLLDFLTIDDTLMAQPGRREQISPRRLAGRGDAALVAARIAPTTRHIGLIPVATVTHTEPFHISKSIATLDYVSHGRAGWQPRVSSTPHEAALFGRRDAGPDGLSDLFPEAADYVDVVRRLWDSWEDDAIIRDATTGRYVDIDKLHYIDFSGKYFSVKGPSITPRPPQGQPVVAVLAHQLPVYEFAAASADLVFITPSDEASLRRILAEVAQAGGTRLKVYADVVVSFGGPGDPRSDALNFTGTATELVELLLEWQRLGIDGARLRPAVNATDLPVIVDEVVPLLQRARCFRTAYQDGETLRARLGLPVAPNRYAAVRQ; encoded by the coding sequence ATGAGCGGCCCGTTTCATCTCGCCGTCGCGCTGGACGGATACGGCTGGGACCCGCAGGCCTGGCGGGCCACCTTGGCGGCCGACCCGGACACTTTGTCGCCGCTGAGCGGCCGCTACTGGGCTGATCTCGCGGCCACCGCCGAACGCGGGCTGCTCGACTTCCTCACCATCGACGACACCCTGATGGCGCAGCCCGGGCGCCGTGAGCAGATTTCACCGCGACGCCTTGCCGGCCGTGGCGACGCGGCGTTGGTGGCGGCGCGCATCGCACCCACGACGCGGCACATCGGGCTGATCCCGGTGGCGACGGTGACGCACACCGAGCCGTTTCACATCTCCAAATCCATTGCCACGCTTGACTATGTCTCGCACGGCCGGGCGGGCTGGCAGCCACGCGTCAGCTCGACCCCGCATGAGGCGGCGTTGTTCGGCCGCCGCGACGCGGGCCCGGACGGCTTGTCGGATCTTTTTCCAGAGGCCGCCGACTACGTCGACGTGGTGCGCCGGCTCTGGGACAGCTGGGAGGACGACGCGATCATTCGCGATGCGACGACCGGCCGCTACGTCGACATCGACAAACTGCATTACATCGACTTCAGCGGAAAGTATTTTTCGGTCAAGGGACCGTCGATCACGCCCCGCCCGCCGCAGGGCCAACCGGTCGTCGCGGTGCTGGCCCACCAACTTCCAGTCTACGAATTTGCCGCTGCCAGTGCGGATCTCGTGTTCATCACGCCTTCCGATGAGGCATCGCTGCGCCGTATCCTCGCCGAGGTGGCCCAAGCCGGCGGCACCCGGCTGAAGGTCTATGCCGACGTGGTGGTCTCGTTCGGCGGCCCAGGCGACCCTCGCTCTGATGCGCTCAACTTCACCGGCACCGCAACCGAATTGGTGGAGCTGCTGCTGGAATGGCAACGCCTCGGCATCGACGGTGCCCGGTTGCGGCCGGCCGTCAACGCCACCGATCTGCCGGTGATCGTCGACGAGGTGGTTCCGCTGCTGCAGCGGGCGCGGTGTTTCCGCACCGCCTACCAGGACGGCGAGACGTTGCGGGCCCGACTCGGATTGCCGGTCGCACCTAATCGATACGCGGCGGTGCGGCAATGA
- a CDS encoding GNAT family N-acetyltransferase: MSKTQLRFVPAALDDALAEPLLAELAVEYAQRYDSTEPTVLAWLKDNPSDEFAPPDGGMLIGLLDGRPVTGGGFRRFDAETAELKRIWTDSAHRRRGYAMALLAELEAEIAARGYRKVYLVTGNRQPEAEELYQATGYRRLDEPLPSEGPVFPIAFEKRLT, encoded by the coding sequence ATGTCCAAGACGCAGCTCCGCTTCGTACCTGCGGCGTTGGACGACGCATTGGCAGAGCCGTTGCTGGCCGAACTGGCGGTGGAGTACGCGCAGCGCTACGACAGCACGGAACCAACGGTGCTGGCGTGGCTCAAGGACAACCCCTCCGACGAGTTCGCACCACCGGACGGGGGCATGTTGATCGGCCTATTGGATGGCCGCCCGGTGACCGGCGGCGGATTTCGCCGGTTCGACGCGGAGACGGCCGAGCTCAAGAGAATCTGGACGGACAGCGCGCATCGCCGCCGCGGGTACGCGATGGCGCTGCTGGCTGAGCTGGAGGCCGAGATCGCGGCGCGCGGCTACCGGAAGGTCTACCTGGTGACCGGCAATCGTCAGCCCGAGGCCGAGGAGCTGTATCAGGCCACCGGATACCGCCGGCTGGACGAGCCGCTGCCGTCCGAAGGCCCGGTCTTCCCGATCGCATTCGAGAAGCGGCTCACATGA
- a CDS encoding TetR/AcrR family transcriptional regulator, producing MPKKSMTPGPRDERGVLAARITAAARNEFAQHGWAGTTIRAVAREADVDPALVYHYFGSKEGLLDAATNPPQKFLDNVAKVWTTPVDQLGAALISVLLDAWAANEVAPTLRAIVQTAAHEPATREKLRRIVEGSLMGVSHLGVDERDRLIRSGLVSSQMMGFALMRYVWKIEPVASMTDDEVVAAVAPNLQHYVNGDLTP from the coding sequence ATGCCGAAGAAATCGATGACACCGGGGCCCCGGGATGAACGCGGGGTGCTCGCGGCGCGCATCACGGCGGCCGCTCGCAACGAGTTCGCCCAACACGGCTGGGCCGGCACCACGATCCGCGCGGTCGCCCGCGAGGCCGACGTCGATCCCGCGCTGGTCTATCACTACTTCGGGTCCAAGGAAGGTCTGCTGGACGCGGCGACGAACCCGCCGCAGAAGTTCCTGGACAACGTCGCCAAGGTGTGGACCACACCCGTCGACCAGCTTGGCGCCGCACTGATTTCCGTCCTGCTGGACGCCTGGGCCGCCAACGAGGTGGCGCCCACCCTGCGGGCCATCGTGCAGACCGCCGCGCACGAACCGGCGACCCGCGAGAAGCTGCGACGGATCGTCGAGGGCAGCCTGATGGGCGTATCGCACTTAGGCGTCGACGAGCGTGACCGGCTGATCCGCAGCGGGCTGGTTTCGTCCCAGATGATGGGCTTCGCGCTGATGCGCTACGTCTGGAAGATCGAGCCGGTCGCGTCCATGACCGACGACGAGGTGGTCGCCGCGGTCGCCCCCAACCTGCAGCACTACGTCAACGGTGATCTGACGCCGTAG
- a CDS encoding rhodanese-like domain-containing protein, translated as MSYAGDITPLEAWKLLSDNPQAVLVDVRTDAEWRFVGIPDLSSLGRDAVFIEWNTSTGHNANFLTELKDRLPAEPGPVVFLCRSGNRSIGAAETATEAGIAPSYNILDGFEGNLDEHGHRGETGWRAVGLPWKQQ; from the coding sequence ATGAGCTACGCAGGAGATATCACGCCGCTTGAGGCATGGAAGTTGCTCAGCGACAACCCCCAGGCGGTCCTGGTCGACGTGCGCACCGACGCGGAATGGCGGTTCGTCGGCATACCCGATCTGTCGAGTCTGGGCCGCGACGCGGTGTTCATCGAATGGAACACCTCGACCGGGCACAACGCGAACTTCCTCACCGAACTGAAGGATCGGCTCCCGGCGGAGCCTGGCCCGGTCGTCTTCCTGTGTCGCTCGGGCAACCGCTCGATCGGGGCCGCGGAGACCGCCACCGAGGCCGGCATAGCGCCGTCCTACAACATCCTGGACGGTTTCGAGGGCAATCTGGACGAGCACGGACACCGTGGTGAAACCGGTTGGCGGGCAGTCGGATTGCCCTGGAAACAGCAATGA
- a CDS encoding DUF3054 domain-containing protein: protein MRRLGWLGLDVVCVLVFCAVGRRSHDEGLNLTGIATTAWPFLTGTLIGWLLSRGWQRPTAVAPTGVVVWLSTVAVGMVLRKVSSAGVAASFVVVAATATALLLLGWRAGVGLALRRRSKV from the coding sequence ATGCGGCGGCTGGGGTGGCTGGGCCTGGATGTGGTCTGCGTTTTGGTGTTCTGCGCCGTGGGACGCCGCAGCCACGACGAAGGCCTCAATCTCACCGGCATCGCGACGACGGCCTGGCCGTTTCTCACCGGCACGCTGATCGGGTGGCTGCTCTCCCGGGGCTGGCAGCGGCCCACCGCCGTGGCGCCGACCGGGGTGGTGGTCTGGCTGTCGACCGTGGCCGTTGGCATGGTGTTGCGCAAAGTAAGTTCCGCGGGCGTGGCCGCGAGTTTCGTCGTGGTCGCCGCCACGGCCACCGCGCTGTTACTGCTCGGCTGGCGGGCGGGGGTCGGACTAGCGTTGCGGCGCCGCTCGAAGGTCTGA
- a CDS encoding ATP-grasp domain-containing protein, which translates to MTEAQRDTAGGPRVMLLGSGELSRELATALRRLGARVDEHPNTDAVSAAIDRLQPHFVVTATGAVPRAAVEALAARAQDDTIELVPNARTVRLTNDREGLRRLAADQLGLPTAPFWFVGSVDELKAVAAHGGYPLLVESLGPTAGRAVLSGPDDVEPAWRRVAGQAEQPRVLAETVVEVEFCVTLLAIRSEGPNGPLIEFCSPIGHRHAEADVLESWQPQKMSPAALDAAKSIAARIVKALGGRGVFAVELMINGDEVYFADVSAVLPQSAWVTLRSQRISAFELQARAILGLPVDALMISPAAARTSRPATTAEALTAALAVPESDLRVFDGGPGPRRGVALATAPDVAAARDRARGVATAVSPGR; encoded by the coding sequence GTGACCGAAGCACAGCGCGACACCGCAGGCGGCCCCCGGGTGATGTTGCTGGGTTCCGGCGAGCTCAGCCGCGAGCTGGCGACCGCCCTGCGCCGCCTGGGCGCCCGGGTCGACGAACACCCGAACACCGACGCCGTGTCGGCGGCGATCGACCGGCTGCAACCGCACTTCGTGGTGACCGCCACCGGCGCGGTCCCCCGTGCCGCGGTCGAGGCGCTGGCGGCCCGCGCGCAAGACGACACGATTGAACTGGTCCCCAACGCCCGCACGGTCCGGCTGACCAACGACCGGGAGGGACTGCGCCGGCTGGCCGCCGACCAGCTGGGCCTGCCGACCGCGCCGTTCTGGTTCGTCGGATCGGTCGACGAACTCAAGGCGGTGGCCGCGCACGGCGGCTATCCGTTGCTGGTCGAGTCGCTGGGTCCGACTGCCGGGCGCGCGGTGCTTTCCGGCCCCGACGACGTCGAGCCGGCGTGGCGGCGCGTGGCGGGGCAGGCCGAGCAGCCACGTGTGCTGGCCGAAACGGTGGTCGAGGTCGAATTTTGCGTCACGCTGCTCGCAATCCGCAGCGAGGGCCCGAACGGGCCGCTGATCGAGTTCTGCTCGCCGATCGGGCACCGCCACGCCGAAGCCGACGTGCTCGAATCCTGGCAACCCCAGAAGATGAGCCCGGCCGCCCTGGACGCCGCCAAGTCGATCGCGGCGCGCATCGTCAAGGCGCTCGGCGGCCGCGGCGTCTTCGCCGTCGAATTGATGATCAACGGCGACGAGGTGTACTTCGCTGACGTGAGTGCCGTTCTGCCGCAAAGTGCTTGGGTGACCTTGCGCAGCCAGCGCATTTCGGCGTTCGAGCTGCAGGCCCGGGCGATACTGGGCCTGCCGGTGGATGCGCTGATGATTTCACCGGCCGCCGCCCGCACCAGCCGCCCGGCTACCACGGCCGAGGCGCTGACCGCGGCGCTGGCGGTGCCGGAAAGCGACCTTCGGGTATTCGACGGCGGACCGGGGCCGCGCCGGGGTGTCGCGCTGGCCACGGCGCCGGATGTGGCGGCCGCGCGAGACCGGGCTCGGGGCGTGGCCACCGCGGTGTCCCCGGGCCGTTAA
- a CDS encoding acyl-CoA dehydrogenase → MSTHRPPAFNREDPLGIDASLSSDEIAVRDTVRKFCAEHVIPYIAEWFEIGDLPVRQLGKQFGQLGLLGMHLEGYGCGGSSSVHYGLACTELEAADSGIRSMVSVQGSLAMFAIWNFGSEEQKQQWLPGMAAGELLGCFGLTEPDAGSDPAAMKTHARRDGSDWVLNGRKMWITNGSVADVAVVWADTEDGIRGFIVEARTAGFTANTIHHKLSLRASITSELVLDDVRLPADAMLPDATGLRGPLSCLSEARYGIVWGSMGAARTAWQAALEYATQRTQFGRPIAGFQLTQAKLVDMAVELHKGQLLSLHLGRLKDTVGLRPEQVSFGKLNNTREALKICRTARTILGGNGISLEYPVIRHMVNLESVLTYEGTPEMHQLVLGQAFTGSDAFR, encoded by the coding sequence ATGAGCACACACAGGCCACCCGCGTTCAACCGAGAAGACCCCCTTGGCATCGACGCGTCGCTGTCCAGCGACGAGATCGCGGTTCGCGACACGGTCCGAAAATTCTGCGCCGAGCACGTCATCCCGTACATCGCGGAGTGGTTCGAGATCGGCGACCTGCCGGTGCGCCAGTTGGGTAAGCAGTTCGGCCAGCTTGGGTTGCTCGGCATGCATCTGGAGGGCTATGGCTGCGGTGGGTCCTCGTCGGTGCACTACGGGCTGGCATGTACCGAGCTGGAGGCGGCCGACTCCGGGATCCGGTCGATGGTCTCGGTGCAGGGTTCGCTGGCGATGTTCGCAATCTGGAACTTCGGGTCCGAGGAACAAAAGCAGCAATGGCTTCCCGGCATGGCCGCCGGCGAACTGCTCGGCTGCTTCGGGCTCACCGAACCCGATGCCGGATCCGACCCCGCGGCGATGAAAACCCATGCGCGACGCGATGGTTCGGACTGGGTGCTCAACGGCCGCAAGATGTGGATCACCAACGGTTCGGTCGCCGACGTGGCGGTGGTGTGGGCTGACACCGAAGACGGGATCCGCGGCTTCATCGTCGAAGCCCGTACCGCGGGCTTCACCGCCAACACGATTCACCACAAGCTGTCGCTGCGTGCCTCGATCACCAGCGAGCTGGTGCTCGACGACGTGCGGTTGCCCGCCGACGCGATGCTGCCCGACGCCACGGGGTTGCGCGGGCCGCTGTCCTGCTTGTCCGAAGCGCGCTACGGCATCGTCTGGGGATCGATGGGAGCGGCGCGCACGGCGTGGCAGGCGGCACTCGAATACGCGACGCAGCGAACCCAATTCGGCCGACCGATCGCCGGATTTCAGTTGACCCAGGCGAAACTCGTCGACATGGCGGTCGAATTGCACAAGGGCCAGCTACTGTCGCTGCATCTGGGCCGTCTCAAGGACACCGTCGGGCTGCGCCCCGAGCAGGTCAGCTTCGGCAAACTCAACAACACCCGCGAGGCCCTCAAGATCTGCCGGACCGCTCGAACCATATTGGGCGGCAACGGGATATCGCTCGAGTACCCGGTGATCCGGCACATGGTCAACCTGGAGTCGGTGCTGACCTACGAAGGCACTCCCGAGATGCATCAATTGGTGCTCGGCCAGGCCTTCACCGGTAGCGACGCCTTCCGCTGA
- a CDS encoding SAM-dependent methyltransferase: MARTDDDTWGPDGGVGMTATFGAVARALATTKGLVNDPFAEQLVRAAGVQYFTRMVDDQRYTEDDGNNPIMTGLITLLGAHTRFLDEFLADAGRAGLRQVVIVGSGLDTRPYRLWWPPGTTVYEIDQPDVIDFKTAVLRGLGAELTAHRRAVGVDLRHDWLTAMRRAGFDAAQPTAWIAETFLIGFLPPDGQNRLLEDLSAVSAPGSRFAGDHLPSWSSFQLVAARTFVNTWRQFGLDVDLEGLTYPGQYHAVPRFLADHGWQTVERNVADLFSAIGMRTRWRGTPDDDAITPRYVTATRSAGPAATPGRNASA, translated from the coding sequence ATGGCCCGGACCGACGACGACACGTGGGGTCCCGACGGCGGCGTCGGAATGACCGCGACGTTCGGCGCGGTCGCGCGGGCGCTGGCAACCACCAAGGGGCTGGTCAACGACCCGTTTGCCGAACAGTTGGTGCGTGCCGCGGGGGTGCAGTACTTCACCCGGATGGTCGACGACCAGCGGTACACCGAAGACGACGGCAACAACCCGATCATGACCGGGCTCATTACCCTGCTCGGAGCACACACCCGTTTCCTGGATGAATTCCTCGCCGACGCCGGACGGGCGGGCCTCCGACAGGTCGTGATCGTGGGGTCCGGCCTGGACACCCGGCCGTACCGGCTGTGGTGGCCGCCGGGGACAACGGTCTACGAAATCGATCAGCCCGACGTCATCGACTTCAAGACCGCGGTGCTGCGCGGGCTGGGCGCCGAGCTCACCGCGCACCGCCGTGCGGTCGGCGTCGACCTGCGACACGATTGGTTGACGGCCATGCGGCGGGCCGGTTTTGACGCCGCCCAACCCACGGCGTGGATCGCCGAGACGTTTCTGATCGGGTTCCTGCCCCCCGACGGCCAGAACCGGTTGCTCGAAGACCTCTCGGCGGTCAGTGCGCCGGGCAGCCGTTTCGCCGGCGACCACCTGCCCAGCTGGTCCTCATTTCAGCTGGTGGCCGCCCGGACGTTCGTCAACACCTGGCGGCAATTCGGTCTCGACGTGGATCTGGAGGGGCTGACGTATCCCGGCCAATATCATGCTGTCCCGCGGTTTCTGGCCGATCATGGCTGGCAGACCGTCGAACGAAATGTCGCCGATTTGTTCAGTGCGATTGGAATGAGGACCCGCTGGCGAGGCACCCCCGACGATGACGCGATTACGCCCCGATACGTCACAGCGACGCGATCGGCCGGGCCCGCGGCGACACCCGGCCGGAATGCATCCGCTTGA
- a CDS encoding NAD(P)/FAD-dependent oxidoreductase — protein sequence MSRHRVVIIGSGFGGLNAAKALKRADVDVTLISKTTTHLFQPLLYQVATGILSEGEIAPATRLILQRQKNVRVLLGEVYDIDLTAGTVTSKLMGMETVTPFDSLIVAAGAQQSYFGNDQFATYAPGMKTIDDALELRGRILGAFEAAEVTDDPAERQRRLTFVVVGAGPTGVEVAGQIKELAHRTLKDAFRTIEPRDCHVILLDAAPAVLPPMGEKLGLKAQQRLEKMGVEVQLNAMVDDVDYMGLTIKEKDGTKRRIECACKVWAAGVQASSLGKIIADQSDGTEVDRAGRVIVEPDLTVKGHPNVFVVGDLMSVPDVPGMAQGAIQGARYATARIKDMIKGTDDPANRKPFAYFDKGSMATISRFSAVAQVGKVEFGGFIAWLAWLGLHLLYLVGFKNRFTTVIAWFITFLGDGRSQMAITTQMIYARVVTQNWMEAQNQAAAAGERAEQRAG from the coding sequence ATGTCGCGCCATCGCGTCGTCATCATCGGAAGCGGGTTCGGCGGGTTGAATGCGGCCAAGGCGCTCAAGCGCGCCGACGTCGATGTCACCCTCATCTCGAAGACGACCACTCACCTGTTCCAGCCGCTGCTGTACCAGGTGGCGACCGGCATCCTGTCCGAGGGCGAGATCGCGCCGGCCACCCGACTGATTCTGCAAAGACAGAAAAACGTGCGGGTGCTGCTGGGCGAGGTCTACGACATCGACCTGACTGCGGGCACGGTGACGTCGAAGCTGATGGGCATGGAGACGGTGACACCGTTCGACAGCCTGATCGTGGCGGCCGGTGCTCAGCAGTCCTACTTCGGCAACGACCAGTTCGCGACGTACGCGCCCGGCATGAAGACCATCGACGATGCCTTGGAGCTGCGCGGCCGGATCCTCGGCGCGTTCGAGGCCGCCGAGGTCACCGACGATCCAGCCGAACGGCAACGCCGGCTGACCTTCGTCGTGGTCGGAGCCGGACCCACCGGTGTCGAGGTGGCGGGGCAGATCAAAGAACTCGCCCACCGCACCCTCAAGGACGCGTTCCGGACCATCGAGCCCCGCGATTGCCACGTCATCCTGCTCGACGCGGCGCCCGCGGTGCTGCCGCCGATGGGCGAGAAGCTGGGCCTCAAGGCCCAACAGCGGCTGGAAAAGATGGGCGTCGAGGTCCAGCTGAACGCGATGGTCGACGACGTCGACTACATGGGTCTCACGATCAAGGAGAAGGACGGCACCAAACGCCGCATCGAATGCGCGTGCAAGGTGTGGGCGGCCGGCGTGCAGGCCAGCTCGCTGGGCAAGATCATCGCCGACCAGTCCGACGGCACCGAGGTCGACCGCGCCGGACGGGTGATCGTCGAGCCCGACCTGACCGTCAAGGGCCACCCGAATGTCTTCGTCGTCGGTGACCTGATGTCGGTACCCGATGTGCCCGGGATGGCCCAGGGCGCGATTCAGGGCGCACGCTATGCCACCGCCCGAATCAAAGACATGATCAAAGGCACCGACGACCCGGCGAATCGCAAGCCCTTCGCCTACTTTGACAAGGGCAGCATGGCGACGATTTCCCGATTCAGCGCCGTCGCCCAGGTCGGCAAGGTGGAGTTCGGCGGCTTCATCGCCTGGCTGGCGTGGCTGGGGCTGCACCTGCTGTACCTCGTCGGCTTCAAGAACCGGTTCACCACCGTGATCGCCTGGTTCATCACCTTCCTGGGCGACGGGCGGAGCCAGATGGCGATCACCACGCAGATGATCTACGCCAGGGTGGTGACGCAGAACTGGATGGAGGCGCAAAACCAGGCGGCGGCAGCCGGCGAGAGAGCCGAGCAGAGGGCCGGTTAG
- a CDS encoding CDGP domain-containing protein, which produces MRQFVVAGLATVLSASALIVAAPPASAGCQLGGIVISKCDGQIQPDGTWQRCVVFPPTGGRDGTPIYVTNTNCQTLGPDQHPWGAAFTDPPTHIDD; this is translated from the coding sequence ATGAGGCAATTCGTCGTCGCGGGGCTTGCCACCGTGCTGTCCGCCAGTGCGTTGATCGTCGCGGCCCCCCCGGCCAGTGCCGGCTGCCAATTGGGCGGCATCGTCATCAGCAAGTGCGATGGACAAATCCAGCCCGACGGCACCTGGCAACGTTGCGTCGTGTTTCCGCCCACCGGCGGGCGCGACGGCACGCCCATTTACGTCACCAACACGAATTGCCAGACGTTGGGCCCCGACCAACACCCGTGGGGCGCGGCCTTCACCGACCCGCCGACGCACATCGACGACTAG
- a CDS encoding O-succinylhomoserine sulfhydrylase → MTDSPSVRTPKALPDGVGPATIGVRGGLLRSGFEETAEGMFLTSGYVYPSAASAEQAFTGELDRYVYSRYGNPTVSMFEERLRLIEGAPAALATASGMAAVFTSLGALLGAGDRLVAARSLFGSCFVVCNEILPRWGVETVFVDGDDLAQWEQALSVPTQAVFFETPSNPIQSLVDIAAVSEMAHAAGAKVVLDNVFATPLLQQGLPLGVDVVVYSGTKHIDGQGRVLGGAILGDQEYIDGPVQKLMRHTGPAMSAFNAWVLLKGLETLAVRVDYSNSSAHRIAEFLEGHPAVRWVRYPFLASHPQYDLAKRQMSGGGTVLTFELEADAAKERAFEVLDKLRLIDISNNLGDAKSLVTHPATTTHRAMGPEGRAAIGLGDGVVRISVGLENTDDLIADIDQALS, encoded by the coding sequence ATGACCGACAGTCCGTCGGTCCGCACTCCGAAGGCATTGCCCGACGGCGTCGGCCCAGCCACCATCGGCGTGCGCGGGGGGTTGTTGCGGTCCGGATTCGAAGAGACCGCCGAGGGCATGTTCTTGACCTCCGGCTACGTCTACCCGTCGGCGGCCAGCGCCGAGCAGGCGTTCACCGGCGAGCTGGACCGCTATGTGTACTCGCGCTACGGCAACCCCACCGTCTCGATGTTCGAGGAACGGTTGCGGCTGATCGAGGGAGCACCGGCGGCGCTCGCCACGGCCAGCGGCATGGCCGCGGTGTTCACCTCGCTGGGTGCGCTGCTAGGCGCCGGCGATCGATTGGTGGCCGCGCGCAGCCTGTTCGGGTCGTGTTTCGTGGTGTGCAACGAGATCCTGCCGCGCTGGGGCGTGGAGACCGTCTTTGTCGACGGCGACGACCTCGCCCAATGGGAGCAGGCGCTGTCGGTGCCGACGCAGGCGGTGTTCTTCGAGACTCCGTCCAACCCGATCCAGTCGCTGGTGGACATCGCCGCGGTGAGCGAAATGGCGCACGCCGCGGGCGCAAAAGTAGTGCTGGACAACGTCTTTGCCACTCCTCTTCTGCAGCAAGGCCTTCCGCTCGGGGTCGACGTGGTGGTGTATTCCGGCACCAAGCACATCGACGGTCAGGGCCGGGTGCTGGGCGGTGCCATCCTCGGCGACCAGGAGTACATCGATGGCCCGGTGCAGAAGCTGATGCGCCACACCGGCCCGGCGATGAGCGCATTCAACGCCTGGGTGTTGCTGAAAGGCCTTGAGACACTGGCCGTTCGAGTCGACTACAGCAACTCCTCGGCACATCGGATCGCGGAGTTCCTGGAAGGCCACCCGGCGGTGCGCTGGGTGCGCTACCCGTTCCTGGCGTCACACCCGCAGTACGACCTGGCCAAGCGCCAGATGTCCGGCGGCGGCACGGTGCTCACCTTCGAGCTGGAGGCCGACGCCGCCAAGGAGCGTGCCTTCGAGGTGCTGGACAAGCTGCGGCTGATCGACATCTCGAACAATCTCGGTGACGCGAAATCGCTTGTCACACACCCGGCTACGACGACACACCGGGCGATGGGGCCCGAAGGTCGCGCCGCGATCGGGCTCGGTGACGGCGTGGTCCGGATTTCGGTCGGCCTGGAGAACACCGACGATCTGATCGCCGATATCGACCAGGCCCTGAGCTAA